A genomic window from Silene latifolia isolate original U9 population chromosome Y, ASM4854445v1, whole genome shotgun sequence includes:
- the LOC141631852 gene encoding uncharacterized protein LOC141631852: MGVLQYYYNRPSPIDVLHEEQEYQLNNSYCGKCIYEWNIDGYTDKQIYNQIHRMLMYSTICKSSGNTYVNIAKMIVAGFTGQLIGRYSDNRDNLRTLLQNLWCKTLTDFRWYKDTFLSRVMELPESNSTCTQEGLNLCNEIKLNQQLKRQNLVERNNLGEFCNQFGMDVPASSHKKNKHFNNSYNTYKKGKKKYYSKDKLYKKVDRKALTKTYKKNKKPDRLIVCYKCNKVGHFAKHCSTKNKIASLDIDNERKDKLYKIFLVSDEELEESSSSSDNEVKILDNDSYLFESESSEWEPV; this comes from the exons atgggggtgttacagtattaCTATAATCGTCCTTCCCCCATAGATGTTCTTCATGAAGAACAAGAATACCAGTTGAATAATAGTTACTGTGGTAAATGTATTTATGAATGGAATATTGATGGTTATACTGACAAACAAATTTATAATCAAATTCACAGAATGCTCATGTATTCTACTATTTGCAAAAGTTCTGGTAATACGTATGTTAATATAGCTAAAATGATAGTTGCAGGATTCACTGGCCAACTTATAG GAAGATATTCTGATAATCGTGACAATCTTAGAACTTTATTACAGAATCTTTGGTGTAAAACACTTACTGACTTTAGATGGTATAAAGATACTTTCCTTAGCAGGGTTATGGAACTCCCCGAGTCTAATA GTACTTGTACACAAGAAGGCTTGAATCTCTGTAATGAGATCAAATTAAATCAACAATTAAAACGTCAGAATTTGGTTGAAAGAAACAACCTGGGTGAATTCTGTAACCAATTTGGCATGGATGTGCCAGCCTCTTCTCATAAGAAGAACAAACATTTTAATAATTCTTATAATACTTATAAGAAAGGAAAAAAGAAATATTACTCTAAGGACAAGCTTTATAAAAAGGTTGATAGAAAAGCCTTAACAAAAActtataagaaaaataaaaaaccagACAGACTGATTGTCTGTTATAAATGCAATAAGGTTGGCCACTTTGCTAAACACTGCTCGACCAAAAATAAAATTGCTAGTCTTGATATTGATAATGAAAGAAAAGATAAGTTATACAAAATTTTTCTAGTTTCTGATGAGGAACTTGAAGAATCTAGTTCCAGCTCTGATAATGAGGTTAAAATTTTGGATAATGATTCTTATCTCTTTGAATCTGAAAGCTCAGAATGGGAACCTGTCTAA